A stretch of the Sulfurimonas sp. HSL-1656 genome encodes the following:
- a CDS encoding HAMP domain-containing sensor histidine kinase, which yields MAIAFFYVVSVLTIVAGVFVLQLQFQIFSIVALLFIALPFALLLGWMFSKIAIEPLISHFETLERFSKETLHELNIPVSTIKTNAQMLEKGCTDEKSRKRIGRIASACELLEARYDELDYLIKSQMQKERIDTVAIAPLLQERCEALQEIYPGVSLVCDLEPISLKLDRMGFIKVVDNLIDNAVKNSPGGTTISLNLKARRLEIRDEGRGMDEVELFKVFDRYYQSDDSLPGYGIGLDLVKRYCDRHKIGLSIDSAPGQGTTVTLNLAEVAEDAG from the coding sequence TTGGCAATAGCCTTCTTCTACGTGGTCTCGGTGCTGACGATAGTCGCCGGAGTGTTTGTGCTGCAGCTGCAGTTCCAGATCTTCTCCATCGTGGCGCTGCTTTTTATCGCTCTGCCGTTTGCGCTGCTGCTGGGCTGGATGTTTTCCAAGATCGCGATCGAACCGCTGATCAGCCACTTCGAGACCCTGGAGCGATTCTCAAAAGAGACGCTGCACGAGCTCAACATCCCGGTCAGTACGATCAAGACGAACGCCCAGATGCTCGAGAAAGGGTGCACGGATGAAAAGTCGCGCAAACGGATCGGCCGTATCGCCTCGGCGTGCGAACTCCTGGAGGCCCGTTACGACGAACTGGACTACCTGATCAAAAGCCAAATGCAAAAGGAGCGGATCGACACCGTTGCGATCGCCCCGCTGCTGCAGGAGCGCTGCGAGGCGCTGCAGGAGATCTACCCCGGCGTATCGCTGGTGTGCGATTTAGAGCCCATTAGTCTGAAACTCGATAGAATGGGCTTCATCAAAGTCGTGGACAACCTGATCGACAATGCGGTCAAAAACTCCCCCGGCGGGACAACAATCAGCCTGAACCTGAAAGCCAGACGCCTTGAGATCCGGGACGAGGGACGCGGCATGGATGAGGTCGAGCTCTTCAAGGTGTTCGACCGGTACTATCAGAGCGATGACTCCCTCCCCGGGTACGGGATCGGGCTCGACCTCGTCAAACGCTACTGCGACCGGCACAAGATCGGGCTCAGTATCGATTCGGCGCCGGGACAGGGGACGACGGTAACACTTAATTTAGCGGAGGTAGCAGAAGATGCAGGGTAA
- a CDS encoding response regulator transcription factor: protein MTTASILLLEDDLLLGETLGDLLEDEGYRVRWCRNGQEALDVTFEESFDLYLLDINVPQVDGLTLLSELRSAADTTPSIFLTSHKEKEKRKEGFTAGADDYLTKPFDNDELLWRITALLRRSGRLDGLCNGRLCHDAEHHTVLFDGNALELTRKEYDLLTLLMRHCNKTVTKAMIEEVLWSAGESGSEGAVRVYINRIKQLIGAEMIENIRGVGYRLVS from the coding sequence ATGACGACGGCCAGCATCCTCCTGCTTGAAGACGACCTTCTGCTGGGCGAGACGCTCGGCGATCTGCTGGAGGATGAGGGCTACCGTGTGCGCTGGTGCCGCAATGGCCAGGAAGCGCTCGATGTGACGTTTGAAGAGAGCTTCGATCTCTACCTCCTCGACATCAACGTGCCGCAGGTCGACGGACTGACCCTGCTTTCCGAACTGCGCTCGGCGGCCGATACGACGCCGTCGATCTTTCTGACGTCGCATAAAGAAAAAGAGAAGCGTAAAGAGGGCTTCACCGCGGGGGCGGACGACTACCTGACCAAACCCTTTGACAACGACGAGCTGCTCTGGCGGATCACGGCGCTGCTGCGCCGAAGCGGGCGTCTCGACGGCCTGTGCAACGGGCGGCTCTGCCATGACGCGGAACACCACACGGTTCTCTTCGACGGTAACGCCCTGGAACTGACACGCAAAGAGTATGACCTGCTGACCCTGCTGATGCGCCACTGCAACAAGACCGTCACGAAGGCGATGATTGAGGAGGTGCTCTGGAGCGCCGGCGAATCAGGGAGCGAAGGGGCCGTGCGCGTCTACATCAACCGCATCAAACAGCTCATCGGCGCGGAGATGATCGAAAATATCCGTGGGGTGGGGTACCGCCTTGTTTCGTAA
- the pyrC gene encoding dihydroorotase, with amino-acid sequence MKTHTLLMPLDMHLHLRDGVMLETVAPLSAYSFSGAVVMPNLVPPVTSKEDVQAYKERIFSALGTPLTDEDDMFETTNADYFEPLMTLFYQHYEREFLEEVRDDIFAIKLYPAGITTNSEGGVSRFDLDAMRPTLEAMSALGIPLLIHGETDGFVMDREAEFMSIYEMLASNFPDLKIVMEHITTKAAVDMLDKYPNLYATITLHHLLITLDDVAGGLMRPHLFCKPIAKRPEDREALLGVALEAHPKVMFGSDSAPHPQHKKEACGCAAGVFTAPIALQALCELFDHYGKLDNLQAFISDNAQSIYGICPEFKEVTLSDTPFTVPAKYGDVVPMFAGETIGWSIEDVL; translated from the coding sequence ATGAAAACCCATACGCTTTTAATGCCTTTGGACATGCACCTCCACCTCCGCGACGGGGTAATGCTCGAGACGGTCGCCCCGCTCAGCGCCTACAGCTTCAGCGGCGCCGTCGTGATGCCGAACCTGGTCCCGCCGGTCACGTCCAAAGAGGATGTCCAGGCCTATAAAGAGCGTATTTTTTCAGCCCTCGGTACCCCCCTCACCGACGAGGACGACATGTTCGAAACGACCAATGCCGACTATTTCGAGCCGTTGATGACCCTGTTCTACCAGCACTATGAGCGCGAATTCCTCGAAGAGGTACGTGATGACATCTTTGCGATCAAGCTCTACCCCGCAGGGATCACGACGAACTCCGAAGGCGGTGTCAGCCGTTTTGACCTCGATGCCATGCGCCCGACCCTCGAGGCGATGAGCGCATTGGGTATTCCGCTGCTGATCCACGGCGAGACCGACGGTTTCGTTATGGACCGCGAAGCGGAATTTATGAGCATTTACGAGATGCTCGCCTCCAACTTCCCCGACCTCAAAATCGTGATGGAACACATTACGACGAAGGCGGCCGTCGATATGCTGGACAAATATCCCAACCTCTACGCGACGATCACGCTGCACCACCTCCTTATCACCCTTGATGACGTCGCCGGCGGTCTGATGCGGCCGCACCTCTTCTGCAAACCGATCGCGAAACGTCCCGAGGACCGCGAAGCGCTGCTCGGCGTCGCGCTTGAAGCCCATCCGAAGGTGATGTTCGGCTCCGACTCCGCGCCGCACCCTCAGCATAAAAAAGAGGCCTGCGGCTGCGCCGCCGGCGTCTTTACGGCACCCATCGCGCTGCAGGCGCTGTGCGAGCTCTTTGACCACTACGGCAAGCTCGATAACCTGCAGGCCTTCATCAGCGACAACGCCCAGAGTATCTACGGCATCTGTCCCGAGTTCAAAGAGGTAACCCTCTCCGACACCCCCTTCACCGTTCCGGCCAAATACGGCGACGTCGTTCCGATGTTCGCCGGTGAGACGATTGGCTGGAGTATCGAAGACGTGCTATGA
- a CDS encoding TonB family protein: MARSPQAFLVSLSLHLTIGIVLLIVVLPKIPMSVSAEAPHYCLSLSRVAPKLPPKKSEQAVTPAPAAVKPAPVKKKAPEKVVKRPEIVRPAVVLKTPAVKALPVVKEEPAPVIEETLPETAMEVMTETEPVAAAEGESQTEAPTAAQTGADESASVQSSESYMNEHLAIIAQLLQRHLYYPRMARKRHIEGEVVASFRVEPDGSVHDVTIQKHAREILDRAAIRTITSLAGRLPHPRHALTLNVPIRFVLK; this comes from the coding sequence ATGGCACGTTCCCCGCAGGCATTTCTGGTTTCACTGTCACTGCACCTCACAATCGGGATTGTATTGCTCATCGTCGTTTTGCCGAAAATTCCGATGTCGGTCTCGGCGGAAGCCCCCCATTACTGCCTTTCATTGTCACGGGTGGCCCCGAAACTGCCGCCGAAAAAGAGCGAACAGGCTGTGACCCCGGCACCTGCCGCGGTCAAGCCTGCCCCAGTTAAGAAAAAAGCGCCCGAGAAGGTCGTAAAGCGCCCGGAAATCGTCAGACCGGCGGTCGTCCTGAAGACCCCCGCGGTCAAAGCGCTGCCGGTTGTCAAAGAGGAACCGGCACCGGTCATCGAAGAGACGCTGCCCGAGACAGCGATGGAAGTGATGACTGAAACGGAACCGGTAGCTGCGGCCGAGGGGGAGAGCCAAACCGAAGCCCCCACTGCTGCACAGACCGGTGCGGATGAGAGCGCCTCCGTACAGAGCAGTGAGAGTTATATGAACGAGCACCTGGCCATTATCGCGCAGCTGCTGCAGCGGCACCTCTACTACCCGCGTATGGCACGCAAGCGCCATATCGAGGGGGAGGTTGTCGCCAGTTTCCGTGTGGAGCCGGACGGCAGCGTCCACGACGTCACGATTCAGAAACATGCCCGGGAGATCCTTGACCGGGCGGCCATCCGAACGATCACGTCGCTTGCAGGCCGTCTGCCGCATCCCCGGCACGCCTTGACGCTGAATGTCCCGATCCGCTTTGTGCTCAAATAA
- a CDS encoding CpsB/CapC family capsule biosynthesis tyrosine phosphatase has protein sequence MYARLKRLLRPEKHSSEPLTTDLHSHLVPGIDDGAKDLETSLNLVRSLYDLGYRRLITTPHIMMHRFPNSRDIILRGLDTLRSAVDAEGIPVSIDAASEYYVDEHFRELIEKEELLTFGKNEVLFELSYVIPPIDLDTIIFELQSRGYQPVLAHPERYLYMHKDEEAYPRLKEKGVRFQVNINSLGGYYSKPVQKAARRLMDEGWITYLGSDTHHRRHIEALTKTLHADIVAKVQRNNTLLNNAL, from the coding sequence ATGTACGCGAGACTAAAACGCCTGTTACGGCCCGAAAAACACAGCTCCGAACCCCTGACGACCGACCTGCATTCGCATCTCGTCCCCGGGATCGACGACGGGGCCAAAGACTTAGAGACGTCACTCAACCTCGTGCGCTCCCTCTACGATCTGGGGTATCGCCGCCTGATTACGACCCCGCATATCATGATGCACCGCTTCCCAAACTCCCGTGACATCATCCTGCGCGGACTCGACACCCTTCGCAGTGCGGTCGATGCCGAAGGTATCCCCGTGAGTATCGACGCGGCCTCCGAGTATTATGTCGACGAGCATTTCCGTGAACTGATCGAGAAGGAGGAGCTGCTCACCTTCGGGAAGAATGAGGTGCTCTTCGAGCTCTCTTACGTCATTCCCCCCATCGACCTCGACACCATTATTTTCGAGCTCCAAAGCCGCGGTTACCAGCCGGTACTCGCCCACCCGGAGCGTTACCTTTATATGCACAAGGATGAAGAGGCCTATCCCCGCCTCAAAGAAAAAGGGGTGCGTTTCCAGGTCAACATCAACTCACTGGGGGGCTACTACTCCAAGCCGGTACAGAAAGCCGCGCGGCGGCTGATGGACGAAGGCTGGATCACCTACCTGGGATCCGACACCCACCACCGTCGCCATATCGAAGCCCTCACCAAAACGCTGCATGCGGACATTGTCGCCAAGGTGCAGCGGAACAACACCCTCCTCAACAACGCCCTCTAG
- a CDS encoding polysaccharide biosynthesis tyrosine autokinase, protein MNNTPVTPVEEDEIDLKAIFSTLYRYKISIILIALLSFMLAAAYAYFKPSVYTASTSIELQAQRYWGGQTTDFMTQAFGGGSTNLDNEQLVLQSRFLAQKALSYLDIGTRYYTTRGYREVELYREAPFIVNIQYIDERAYGLMMELVPLDTEHFELRIDPPSQWTVRGILRRIGLLEPLKETPITYSGEHTFGETIATPWFKLQVRRIAEMGTKPYRFSVMPNEEMWGMVQGGITTSLPTKMGSILLISYQDNSPLRAKEVVNAVAQAYLDQEIERKTAEADHTLAFIDGQLDAINKALQSSQKNLERFKQSNIVVDISEKATLMAEKLSDYESKLQELDIQQNVLSNLQEYISSNDDISGIALGAEGFANENLMQMIAELKKKTVERNALLVEYTPLHPDVVKLSESISSLRRSIMYTLDSTLAVIVQRKQSLNKIISDYKRSLEALPVQEQRLANLTRSTMVNEKIYEFLLEKRAETAILRSSTVSKTRVIDKAMVPAVPTKPKRSLIAVVGLILGLIGGIALAFLREFIDNTVKSKEDIEQLTTIPLYGMIPTVKGKKFNSIFFEAFRALRTNLEFMRSDTPYKTIAVTSTVSGEGKTTVASNLAAILAKGGKKVVVLDLDMRRAKLSEYFDLGNEKGLSTLLSHRHTLDEVLQHSEQDGVDVIAAGPVPPNPSELIMSEHAETLINTLRERYDHVILDTPPVGLVTDAAILMHRADASLLVARYGYSKKEFVRGLDRLIKDHKIEHVGLVFNGVNLEKNYGYGYGYGYKYGGDKYYS, encoded by the coding sequence ATGAACAACACCCCCGTAACCCCCGTCGAAGAGGACGAGATCGACCTCAAGGCGATCTTTTCGACGCTGTACCGGTATAAGATTTCAATTATTCTGATCGCGCTGCTCTCTTTTATGCTGGCGGCAGCCTATGCCTATTTCAAACCGAGTGTCTATACGGCTTCGACGTCGATCGAGCTGCAGGCCCAGCGCTACTGGGGCGGCCAGACCACGGACTTTATGACGCAGGCGTTCGGCGGCGGTTCGACAAACCTCGACAACGAACAGCTGGTACTGCAGTCACGCTTCCTGGCGCAAAAGGCGCTGAGCTACCTCGATATCGGTACGCGTTACTATACGACCCGCGGCTACCGCGAGGTCGAGCTCTACCGTGAAGCGCCCTTTATCGTCAATATACAATACATTGATGAGCGTGCCTACGGGTTGATGATGGAGCTGGTGCCCCTTGACACAGAACATTTTGAACTGAGGATCGACCCGCCTTCGCAATGGACGGTCCGCGGTATCCTGCGCCGCATCGGTCTGCTTGAGCCGCTCAAAGAGACGCCGATCACCTACAGCGGCGAGCATACCTTCGGGGAGACGATTGCCACACCGTGGTTCAAGCTGCAGGTCCGTCGTATTGCGGAAATGGGAACGAAACCCTACCGCTTCAGCGTGATGCCGAACGAGGAGATGTGGGGGATGGTCCAGGGCGGGATCACGACGAGTCTGCCCACCAAAATGGGCTCGATCCTGCTGATCAGCTACCAGGATAACAGTCCGCTCCGTGCCAAAGAGGTGGTCAACGCCGTAGCCCAGGCCTACCTGGACCAGGAGATCGAGCGTAAAACGGCGGAGGCGGACCATACCCTGGCTTTCATCGACGGCCAGCTCGATGCGATTAACAAGGCGCTGCAGTCATCGCAGAAGAACCTTGAGCGCTTCAAGCAGAGCAACATTGTCGTCGATATTTCGGAAAAAGCGACGCTGATGGCTGAAAAGCTCAGCGATTACGAGAGCAAACTGCAGGAACTCGATATCCAGCAGAACGTGCTTTCAAACCTGCAGGAGTACATCAGCAGCAATGATGACATCTCCGGGATCGCGCTGGGGGCAGAGGGGTTCGCGAACGAGAACCTGATGCAGATGATCGCCGAGCTCAAAAAGAAAACGGTCGAACGCAATGCCCTGCTGGTGGAGTATACACCGCTGCACCCCGATGTCGTCAAGCTTTCGGAGTCCATCAGCTCCCTGCGCCGTTCGATCATGTACACCCTCGACAGCACGCTCGCCGTGATCGTGCAGCGCAAACAGTCCCTGAACAAGATCATCAGTGATTACAAGCGCTCCCTCGAGGCGCTGCCGGTGCAGGAGCAGCGGCTGGCCAACCTGACGCGCTCGACGATGGTCAATGAAAAGATTTACGAATTCCTGCTTGAAAAACGGGCGGAGACAGCGATCCTGCGCTCTTCCACCGTCTCGAAAACCCGGGTGATCGACAAAGCGATGGTACCGGCGGTACCGACCAAGCCGAAACGTTCGCTGATTGCCGTCGTCGGCCTGATCCTGGGACTCATCGGGGGGATTGCGCTTGCGTTCCTGCGCGAATTCATTGACAATACGGTCAAAAGCAAAGAAGATATTGAACAGCTGACCACGATACCGCTGTACGGGATGATCCCGACGGTCAAAGGCAAAAAGTTTAATTCCATCTTCTTCGAGGCGTTCCGGGCCCTGCGTACGAACCTGGAGTTTATGCGCAGCGATACGCCTTACAAAACGATTGCGGTCACCTCGACGGTATCGGGAGAAGGGAAGACGACGGTTGCCTCGAACCTCGCAGCGATCCTGGCCAAAGGCGGGAAAAAAGTCGTCGTTCTCGACCTTGATATGCGGCGGGCGAAACTGAGCGAATACTTTGACCTCGGGAATGAAAAAGGACTCAGTACCCTGCTCAGCCACCGCCACACCCTGGACGAAGTACTGCAGCACTCGGAGCAGGACGGTGTCGATGTTATTGCCGCCGGGCCGGTCCCGCCGAACCCGTCGGAACTCATCATGTCCGAGCATGCCGAAACGCTGATCAATACCCTGCGGGAACGCTACGACCATGTCATCCTGGATACGCCGCCGGTGGGTCTGGTGACCGATGCCGCGATCCTGATGCACCGTGCGGATGCCTCTTTGCTCGTGGCGCGCTACGGCTATTCGAAAAAAGAGTTTGTCCGGGGGCTTGACCGCCTGATTAAAGACCACAAGATCGAGCATGTCGGCCTCGTCTTTAACGGGGTGAACCTTGAGAAGAACTATGGCTACGGTTACGGTTACGGCTATAAGTACGGCGGGGACAAATACTATTCGTAA
- a CDS encoding polysaccharide biosynthesis/export family protein — protein sequence MPLRLLTIMTAVSLFLLSGCSMKEYRLFQDDNLSDETTAVSAAEYRDEMVFENIIAPNDRVAVMVYNQSSTDSRQMTSMVSSRGGMSGASSAGRDETLGLLVTQEGTVRLPLIGRQKITGMTEDEAANFLITQYQKYLRNPYVTVEIMNQRIFVLGEVKDPGVVPVTNGMMNLIEALARSNDLTDYADRTSIKIIRGDLRAPDVRVVDLTQMSAIRLTSLYLKPNDIVYVQPRAMKGYNMAFNEIAPPFQLLSSILQPFVNIVYLQKALE from the coding sequence ATGCCCCTGCGATTGTTGACGATTATGACGGCTGTTTCGCTTTTTTTGCTCAGCGGATGCAGTATGAAGGAGTACCGTCTGTTCCAGGACGACAATCTCTCCGACGAAACGACGGCGGTTTCAGCGGCGGAGTACCGTGACGAGATGGTGTTCGAGAATATCATTGCACCGAACGACCGTGTGGCGGTGATGGTCTATAACCAGTCCTCAACGGATTCGCGGCAGATGACCTCCATGGTGAGCAGCCGCGGCGGCATGAGCGGTGCTTCATCCGCAGGCAGGGACGAGACGCTGGGACTTCTGGTCACCCAGGAGGGGACGGTCCGGCTGCCGCTTATCGGGCGCCAGAAGATCACGGGGATGACGGAGGATGAGGCCGCCAACTTCCTGATCACGCAGTACCAGAAGTATCTGCGTAACCCCTATGTCACTGTCGAGATTATGAACCAGCGTATCTTTGTGCTCGGCGAAGTGAAAGATCCGGGCGTCGTCCCGGTCACCAATGGGATGATGAATCTGATTGAAGCGCTTGCACGTTCGAATGACCTGACCGACTACGCCGACCGGACGAGTATCAAGATTATCCGCGGTGACCTCCGCGCTCCGGATGTGCGCGTGGTCGATCTGACGCAGATGTCGGCGATCCGCCTCACTAGCCTCTACCTCAAACCCAACGATATCGTCTATGTCCAGCCGCGGGCGATGAAAGGCTATAACATGGCCTTTAACGAGATTGCACCGCCGTTCCAGCTTCTTTCATCTATTCTACAGCCTTTCGTCAATATCGTTTATCTGCAAAAAGCTTTGGAGTAG
- a CDS encoding Mrp/NBP35 family ATP-binding protein: protein MTEEIVKSALSNVTYPGFTKDIVTFGFVKEVTINGNDVAVTVDITSSAPEVAQQITDEATAELKRAGAGIVEIKITAPKMPRESSSKGKNIAPQVKNFIMVSSGKGGVGKSTSSVNLAIALAMQGKKVGLLDADIYGPNIPRMLGVEEVKPEIQGNKVLPLKAYGIEMMSMGSLMEEGQSLIWRGAMIMKAIEQFLRDILWSELDCLVIDMPPGTGDAQLTLAQSVPVTLGVTVTTPQTVSLDDSRRSLDMFKKLHIPIGGIVENMSGFIAPDTGVEYDIFGKGTTAPLAKEFGTHILAEIPIEPAVRIGGDEGKPVTYAKPESETAKRYMKAAEDIWAQIEKINEEGGVDNMAIQPNTPPGVSACSTAAAPKQSEQSSGESCGTGCGCH, encoded by the coding sequence ATGACAGAAGAAATTGTAAAATCGGCATTGTCTAACGTGACGTACCCGGGCTTTACGAAAGATATCGTGACCTTCGGATTCGTTAAAGAGGTCACGATTAACGGCAACGACGTCGCCGTCACGGTCGATATCACTTCCAGCGCGCCGGAAGTGGCGCAGCAGATCACGGACGAAGCGACGGCGGAACTCAAACGCGCCGGTGCGGGGATCGTAGAGATCAAGATAACGGCACCGAAAATGCCGCGCGAAAGCTCCTCCAAGGGCAAGAACATCGCGCCGCAGGTGAAAAACTTCATCATGGTCAGCTCCGGCAAGGGCGGCGTCGGCAAATCGACCAGCTCCGTCAACCTGGCGATCGCGCTGGCGATGCAGGGCAAGAAAGTCGGTCTGCTCGATGCGGACATCTACGGGCCGAACATCCCCCGTATGCTCGGTGTCGAAGAGGTCAAGCCGGAGATCCAGGGCAACAAGGTCCTGCCGCTCAAAGCCTACGGTATCGAGATGATGTCCATGGGCTCCCTGATGGAAGAGGGGCAGTCGCTCATCTGGCGCGGGGCGATGATCATGAAGGCGATCGAACAGTTCCTGCGCGACATTCTCTGGTCCGAGCTGGACTGTCTCGTCATCGATATGCCCCCGGGCACGGGTGACGCACAGCTGACCCTGGCACAGAGCGTCCCCGTCACGCTTGGCGTCACGGTCACGACACCGCAGACGGTCTCCCTGGACGACTCACGCCGTTCACTTGACATGTTCAAGAAACTGCACATCCCGATCGGCGGTATCGTCGAGAACATGAGCGGCTTCATCGCGCCGGATACGGGTGTCGAATACGACATTTTCGGCAAAGGTACGACAGCACCTCTCGCGAAGGAGTTCGGTACGCATATTCTCGCCGAGATCCCGATCGAGCCGGCGGTCCGCATCGGCGGTGACGAAGGGAAACCTGTCACCTATGCGAAACCGGAATCCGAAACGGCGAAGCGCTATATGAAAGCGGCCGAGGATATCTGGGCGCAGATCGAAAAGATCAACGAAGAGGGCGGCGTCGACAACATGGCGATCCAGCCGAACACCCCTCCGGGCGTTTCCGCCTGCTCCACGGCGGCGGCGCCGAAACAGAGCGAGCAGAGCAGCGGCGAAAGCTGCGGCACAGGCTGCGGCTGCCACTAA
- the thiC gene encoding phosphomethylpyrimidine synthase ThiC, with protein sequence MRTSWVEKRKNDKVRTQMYYAKQGIVTEEMEYVAKIENLSPELVRSEVARGRMIIPANVNHTNLEPMAIGIAATCKINANIGSSAIASDVQGEIEKVQVSQHYKADTAMDLSTGGDLDEIRKAVIANSKIPIGTVPIYQILHDVNNKIEDLTIEKMLEVLERQAQQGVSYFTIHAGFLLETMPKVAKRKMGIVSRGGSLMAAWMMHYHRENPFYTAFDEILDICARHDVSLSLGDSLRPGCLADASDDAQLGELKVLGELTLRAWEKNVQVMIEGPGHVPLNQIERNMKLQRELCHEAPFYILGPLVTDIAAGYDHISSAIGAAVGGWHGASMLCYVTPKEHLGLPNAEDVREGIIAYKIAAHAADIARGRKGARDIDDEMSDARYTFDWEKQFELALDSERAREYHDETLPQDVFKEAEFCSMCGPKFCSYKITQNIMENPEAIEAIAREAAAAQH encoded by the coding sequence ATGAGAACCTCATGGGTAGAGAAACGTAAGAACGATAAAGTCCGCACGCAGATGTATTATGCCAAGCAGGGCATTGTTACCGAAGAGATGGAGTACGTCGCCAAGATCGAGAATCTGTCGCCTGAACTGGTGCGTTCCGAGGTCGCCCGCGGCCGCATGATCATCCCGGCCAACGTCAACCACACCAACCTTGAACCGATGGCCATCGGGATTGCTGCGACCTGCAAGATCAACGCGAACATCGGTTCCTCGGCGATCGCCTCGGATGTCCAGGGCGAGATCGAGAAGGTCCAGGTTTCCCAACATTATAAAGCGGATACGGCGATGGACCTCTCCACCGGCGGCGACCTCGACGAGATCCGCAAAGCGGTCATCGCCAACTCCAAGATCCCCATCGGGACCGTGCCGATCTACCAGATCCTGCACGACGTCAACAACAAGATCGAAGACCTCACCATCGAGAAGATGCTCGAGGTGCTTGAGCGCCAGGCGCAGCAGGGGGTAAGCTACTTCACCATCCACGCGGGCTTCCTGCTCGAGACGATGCCGAAGGTCGCCAAGCGCAAAATGGGGATCGTCAGCCGCGGCGGTTCGCTGATGGCGGCATGGATGATGCACTACCACCGCGAGAACCCGTTTTACACGGCGTTCGACGAGATCCTGGACATCTGTGCGCGCCACGACGTCTCCCTCTCCCTGGGCGACTCGCTGCGCCCGGGCTGTCTGGCGGATGCCAGCGACGACGCCCAGCTGGGCGAACTGAAAGTCCTGGGGGAACTGACCCTGCGCGCCTGGGAGAAAAACGTCCAGGTGATGATCGAGGGGCCGGGGCACGTGCCGCTCAACCAGATCGAGCGCAACATGAAGCTGCAGCGCGAGCTCTGCCACGAGGCACCTTTTTACATCCTCGGGCCGCTCGTTACCGACATCGCGGCGGGATACGACCACATCTCCTCTGCGATCGGCGCGGCGGTCGGCGGCTGGCACGGGGCGTCCATGCTCTGTTACGTTACGCCCAAAGAGCACCTGGGGCTGCCGAACGCGGAAGATGTCCGCGAAGGGATCATCGCCTACAAGATCGCGGCGCACGCGGCGGACATCGCCCGCGGCCGTAAAGGGGCGCGCGATATTGATGATGAGATGAGCGACGCGCGCTACACCTTCGACTGGGAGAAGCAGTTCGAACTGGCCCTGGACTCCGAACGGGCACGCGAGTACCACGACGAGACCCTGCCGCAGGACGTCTTCAAAGAGGCGGAGTTCTGCTCCATGTGCGGACCGAAGTTCTGCTCGTACAAGATCACGCAGAACATCATGGAAAACCCAGAAGCTATCGAAGCCATCGCCAGAGAAGCGGCGGCGGCACAGCACTAA